The following proteins are co-located in the Macrobrachium rosenbergii isolate ZJJX-2024 chromosome 28, ASM4041242v1, whole genome shotgun sequence genome:
- the LOC136854229 gene encoding uncharacterized protein, with amino-acid sequence MRLKFGLSIIPFALASIVASQKVAGSSCQKLIKAECKGLGYSETAMPNTFQHRMQEEAITAMNIFSPLIKHQCSPDARLFFCSLYVPQCSRTGMAVLPCRSLCETVKSDCQGIMAQHSLSWTRNFTCEMLPTDSEVCVRTGVRPHVLVSSTVSSAIFPERRKDAVLPRKHENLDTKFGLHHLTRTHGILYGNKKGVSLPSAGSLCEPISVLLCEDLPYNTTTMPNFFNHSTQSEASADIRQYKQLTTLECSSDFRLFLCTLYVPKCTESGTYLLPCRDICFSIRDRCGIIMSVFGFKWPDCNQLPVPSHEEQCISKLNERNMVVSPPASVRTDISSPLKTGSHGKCEMITIPLCKDLPYKTILNHTSQEKAEMKAHKDFPLLKMDFSLELQFFICSVYVPVCTGKELLYPPCQSLCNLAKYTFDEHKGSNNLSWPDSLQCSRFPNLASDIPCILDRTDNDVIISPATWKGSERDCQPVVVPLCRDLPYNTSFPNILNHDSQEEAGLAIHQFFPLIEVHCSLDLQLFLCSVYVPVCTESEEVMLPCKSLCQSARHGCEELMNIFGFSWPESLQCDRFPEPSYGQSCVFRVTESEVIISPSPSAASTQFPLTKIRSERDCEPILVPLCRDLPYNTSFPNIFNHDNQEDAGLEIHQFFPLIRMQCSLDLQLFLCSVYIPVCTERKEPILPCKSLCQSARHGCEEIMNRFGFSWPESLQCSRFPEPSDGKSCVSRVTDSELIISPSPPASNAQSPVTRIGSKRDCEPILLTLCRDLPYNTSFPNIFNHDSQEEAGLEIHQFVPLIRVQCSLDLQLFLCSVYVPVCTESEEPILPCRSLCQSARHGCEKLMNRFGFQWPGSLHCDRFPEPSFEQSCVLRVTESEVIISPSPPAANTQFPVTRVISKRECEPVLVPLCGDLPYNTSFPNIFNHDSQEEAWLEIHQFFPLIRMQCSLDLQLFLCSVYVPVCTEREKAVMPCKNLCQSARHGCEELMNEFGFPWPESLQCDRFPEPSYEQSCVSRVTENEVIISPSPSVASTQSRVTRIGSKRNCEPVVVPFCRDLPYNTSFPNIFSHDNQEEAGLEIHQFLPLIRVQCSLDLQLFLCSVYVPVCTESEEAMLPCKSLCQSARYGCEELMNRFGFSWPESLHCDRFPEPPNGQSCILQVTESEVIISPSPPAANTQSPVTRIGSVRDCEPILVPLCRDLPYSTSFPNIFDHDSQEEAGLEIHQFFPLIRMQCSLDLQLFLCSVYVPVCTEGEEPVLPCRSLCQSARHGCEKLMNRFGFPWPESLHCDRFPEPSFEQSCVLRVTESEVIISPSPPAVSTQSPVTRISLLRGCEPILEPLCRDLPYNTSFPNILNHDSQGEAGLEIHQFFPLIRMQCSIDLQLFLCSVYVPVCTEGEEPVLPCRSLCQSARHGCEELMNRFGFQWPGSLHCDRFPEPSFEQSCVLRVTESEVIISPSPPAVSTLSPVTRISSLRGCEPILVPLCRDLPYNTSFPNILNHDSQGEAGLEIHQFFPLIRMQCSLDLQLFLCSVYVPVCTEGEEPVLPCRNLCQSARHGCEKLMNRFGFPWPESLHCDRFPEPSFEQSCVLQVTKSEVIISPSPPAVSTLSPVTRISSLRDCEPILEPLCRDLPYNTSFPNILNHESQEEAGLEIHQFFPLIRMQCSLDLQLFLCSVYVPVCTEREKAMLPCRSLCQSARLGCEELMNRFGFSWPESLQCSRFPEPSDEDLCISAVSDKKIITMSRK; translated from the coding sequence ATGAGGTTAAAGTTTGGACTTAGTATTATACCTTTCGCGTTGGCATCAATTGTTGCTTCCCAGAAAGTGGCTGGTAGCTCATGTCAGAAGCTCATCAAAGCAGAATGCAAGGGCCTTGGTTATAGTGAAACAGCCATGCCGAACACATTCCAGCACAGAATGCAAGAAGAGGCAATAACtgcaatgaatatattttcaccaCTCATAAAACATCAGTGTTCACCAGATGCAAGATTGTTTTTCTGCAGCTTGTATGTCCCTCAGTGCTCCAGAACGGGGATGGCAGTGTTGCCTTGTCGAAGTCTGTGTGAAACTGTAAAATCAGACTGTCAGGGAATCATGGCTCAGCACAGCTTATCTTGGACAAGGAATTTCACATGTGAAATGCTTCCCACCGATTCCGAAGTCTGCGTAAGGACTGGTGTCCGTCCACATGTCCTAGTGTCATCAACTGTTTCCTCTGCTATTTTTCCAGAACGACGGAAAGATGCAGTCTTACCCAGAAAACATGAGAATCTTGATACCAAATTTGGACTCCATCATTTAACTAGAACTCATGGAAtactttatggaaataaaaagggAGTGTCCTTACCATCAGCTGGAAGTCTTTGTGAACCTATAAGTGTACTGCTTTGTGAAGACCTTCCTTATAACACAACAACAATGCCCAATTTTTTCAACCATTCAACACAAAGTGAAGCTTCTGCAGATATTAGACAGTATAAGCAACTAACAACGTTGGAATGTTCCTCAGATTTTAGATTGTTTTTGTGTACTTTGTATGTTCCTAAGTGCACAGAGAGTGGTACTTATTTGCTTCCTTGTCGTGATATTTGCTTTTCAATAAGAGACAGATGTGGCATTATAATGTCTGTTTTTGGTTTCAAGTGGCCAGACTGCAATCAGTTACCTGTCCCATCTCATGAAGAACAATGTATCTCTAaattaaatgaaaggaatatGGTTGTTTCTCCACCAGCTTCAGTGAGAACAGATATCTCGTCTCCATTAAAAACTGGTTCACATGGAAAATGTGAAATGATTACAATACCTCTCTGTAAAGATCTCCcatataaaaccattttaaatCATACTAGCCAAGagaaagcagaaatgaaagcTCACAAGGATTTTCCTCTATTAAAAATGGACTTCTCACTGgaacttcaattttttatttgctcagtTTATGTTCCCGTATGCACAGGTAAAGAGTTACTTTACCCACCTTGCCAAAGCCTATGTAACTTAGCTAAATATACTTTTGATGAACATAAAGGCAGCAATAATTTGTCTTGGCCAGACTCTTTGCAATGTTCTAGGTTTCCTAATCTAGCCTCTGATATTCCTTGTATTTTAGATAGGACAGACAATGACGTAATAATTTCTCCCGCGACTTGGAAAGGCTCAGAAAGAGACTGTCAGCCTGTTGTAGTACCCCTATGTCGAGATCTACCATACAATACCAGTTTCCCAAATATCCTTAATCATGATAGTCAAGAAGAAGCAGGGCTGGCAATTCatcagttttttcctttaatagAAGTACATTGCTCTCTAGATctgcagttatttttatgttctgtatatgttccTGTTTGTACAGAAAGCGAAGAAGTAATGCTGCCATGTAAAAGTCTTTGTCAGTCAGCAAGACATGGGTGTGAGGAACTCATGAACATATTTGGTTTCTCTTGGCCAGAGTCTTTGCAGTGTGATAGGTTTCCCGAACCTTCTTATGGGCAATCTTGTGTTTTCAGAGTAACTGAAAGTGAAGTAATCATTTCTCCTTCACCTTCAGCAGCCAGTACTCAATTTCCTTTGACTAAGATACGCTCAGAAAGAGACTGTGAACCTATACTAGTACCGCTCTGTCGAGATCTACCatataataccagtttcccaaaTATCTTTAATCATGACAATCAAGAAGACGCAGGGCTGGAAATTCATCAGTTTTTTCCGTTGATAAGAATGCAGTGCTCTCTAGATctacagttatttttatgttctgtttATATTCCTGTTTGCACAGAAAGGAAAGAACCAATTCTTCCGTGCAAAAGTCTTTGTCAGTCAGCAAGACATGGGTGTGAGGAAATCATGAACAGATTTGGTTTCTCTTGGCCAGAGTCTTTGCAATGTAGTAGATTTCCTGAACCTTCTGATGGAAAGTCTTGTGTTTCACGGGTAACTGATAGTGAACTAATCATTTCTCCTTCACCTCCAGCAAGCAATGCTCAGTCCCCTGTGACTAGGATAGGTTCAAAAAGAGACTGTGAGCCTATACTATTAACACTCTGTCGAGATCTGCCGTACAATACCAGTTTCCCAAATATCTTCAATCATGACAGTCAAGAAGAAGCAGGGCTGGAAATTCATCAGTTTGTTCCCCTAATAAGAGTGCAATGCTCTCTAGATctgcagttatttttatgttctgTATACGTTCCTGTTTGTACAGAAAGCGAAGAACCAATTCTTCCATGTAGAAGTCTTTGTCAGTCAGCAAGACATGGGTGTGAGAAACTCATGAACAGATTTGGTTTCCAGTGGCCAGGATCCTTGCACTGTGATAGATTTCCTGAACCTTCTTTTGAGCAATCTTGTGTTTTGCGAGTAACTGAAAGTGAAGTAATCATTTCTCCTTCACCTCCAGCAGCCAATACTCAATTTCCTGTGACTAGGGTAATTtcaaaaagagaatgtgaacctGTATTAGTACCACTCTGTGGAGATCTGCCATACAATACCAGCTTCCCAAATATCTTTAATCATGATAGTCAAGAAGAAGCATGGCTGGAAATTCATCAGTTTTTTCCGTTGATAAGAATGCAGTGCTCTCTAGATctgcagttatttttatgttctgtatatgttccTGTTTGTACAGAAAGGGAAAAAGCAGTAATGCCATGTAAAAATCTTTGTCAGTCAGCAAGACATGGGTGTGAGGAACTCATGAACGAATTTGGTTTCCCTTGGCCAGAGTCTTTGCAGTGTGATAGGTTTCCCGAACCTTCTTATGAGCAATCTTGTGTTTCACGAGTAACTGAAAATGAAGTAATCATTTCTCCTTCACCTTCAGTAGCCAGTACTCAATCCCGTGTGACTAGGATAGGTTCAAAAAGAAACTGTGAACCTGTAGTAGTACCATTCTGTCGAGATCTACCGTACAATACCAGTTTCCCAAATATCTTCAGTCATGATAATCAAGAAGAAGCAGGGTTGGAAATTCATCAGTTTCTTCCCCTAATAAGAGTACAATGCTCTCTAGATTTACAGCTATttttatgttctgtatatgttccTGTTTGTACAGAAAGCGAAGAAGCAATGCTGCCATGTAAAAGTCTTTGTCAGTCAGCAAGATATGGGTGTGAGGAACTCATGAACAGATTTGGTTTCTCTTGGCCAGAGTCTTTGCATTGTGATAGATTTCCTGAGCCTCCTAATGGGCAGTCTTGTATTTTGCAAGTAACTGAAAGTGAAGTAATCATTTCTCCCTCACCTCCAGCAGCCAATACTCAATCTCCTGTGACTAGGATAGGTTCAGTAAGAGACTGTGAACCTATATTAGTACCACTCTGTCGAGACCTGCCATACAGTACCAGTTTCCCAAATATCTTTGATCATGATAGTCAAGAAGAAGCAGGGCTGGAAATTCACCAGTTTTTTCCATTGATAAGGATGCAGTGCTCTCTAGATctgcagttatttttatgttctgtatatgttccTGTTTGTACAGAAGGGGAAGAACCAGTGCTTCCATGTAGAAGTCTTTGTCAGTCAGCAAGACATGGGTGTGAGAAACTCATGAACAGATTTGGTTTCCCGTGGCCAGAATCCTTGCACTGTGATAGATTTCCTGAACCTTCTTTTGAGCAATCTTGTGTTTTGCGAGTAACCGAAAGTGAAGTAATCATTTCTCCTTCACCTCCAGCAGTCAGTACTCAATCTCCTGTGACTAGGATAAGTTTGCTAAGAGGCTGTGAACCTATATTAGAGCCACTCTGTCGAGATCTACCATACAATACCAGTTTCCCAAATATCCTTAATCATGATAGTCAAGGTGAAGCAGGGCTGGAAATTCATCAGTTTTTTCCGTTGATAAGGATGCAGTGCTCTATAGATctgcaattatttttatgttctgtatatgttccTGTTTGTACAGAAGGGGAAGAACCAGTTCTTCCATGTAGAAGTCTTTGTCAGTCAGCAAGACATGGGTGTGAGGAACTCATGAACAGATTTGGTTTCCAGTGGCCAGGATCCTTGCACTGTGATAGATTTCCTGAACCTTCTTTTGAGCAATCTTGTGTTTTGCGAGTAACCGAAAGTGAAGTAATCATTTCTCCCTCACCTCCAGCAGTCAGTACTCTATCTCCTGTGACTAGGATAAGTTCACTAAGAGGCTGTGAACCTATATTAGTGCCACTCTGTCGAGATCTACCATACAATACCAGTTTTCCAAATATCCTTAATCATGATAGTCAAGGTGAAGCAGGGCTGGAAATTCATCAGTTTTTTCCATTGATAAGGATGCAGTGCTCTCTAGATctgcagttatttttatgttctgtatatgttccTGTTTGTACAGAAGGGGAAGAACCAGTTCTTCCATGTAGAAATCTTTGTCAGTCAGCAAGACATGGGTGTGAGAAACTCATGAACAGATTTGGTTTCCCGTGGCCAGAATCCTTGCACTGTGATAGATTTCCTGAACCTTCTTTTGAGCAATCTTGTGTTTTGCAAGTAACTAAAAGCGAAGTAATCATTTCTCCTTCACCTCCAGCAGTCAGTACTCTATCTCCTGTGACTAGGATAAGTTCACTAAGAGACTGTGAACCTATATTAGAGCCACTCTGTCGAGATCTACCATACAATACCAGTTTCCCAAATATCCTTAATCATGAAAGTCAAGAAGAAGCAGGGCTGGAAATTCATCAGTTTTTTCCATTGATAAGGATGCAGTGCTCTCTAGATctgcagttatttttatgttctgtatatgttccTGTTTGTACAGAAAGGGAAAAAGCAATGCTTCCATGTAGAAGTCTTTGTCAGTCAGCTAGACTTGGATGTGAGGAACTCATGAACAGGTTTGGTTTCTCTTGGCCAGAGTCTTTGCAATGTAGTAGATTTCCCGAACCTAGTGATGAAGATCTCTGCATTTCAGCAGTGTCTGATAAAAAGATCATTACAATGTCTAGAAAATAG
- the LOC136854231 gene encoding glutamate receptor ionotropic, delta-2-like produces the protein MEKTPAAFVSYDVESFTKSTPPEIPVYRYRPSNTASLYCVTFYILAPISQVERALETIPKTDWFSGANRYFVIYTGVQMNITDMERIPSFLKAYNTLFVSANDLHTTAGTDINSWPLHLFSTCPFCRSGEPEIILGNRWSPKRGLMRETELFPDLFRNCNGHVFRGVTLSFPPFMHYTEGNATHRIVLKDCLDRNIMRVISRYYNFSFDLYEPADGQWGYQLDNGSFTGVLGVVQRYEADFSMDISITAEREEVIDFTIGFHSEPLSFVTSKPQPLPQWLALVRPYKEYVWICFIATVAAAGPVYWFLHRLAGSSLSLFKSSFQMFASLFNQSLQWPQKSSVRIFSLFWILFSLLATVSYVCNLTAFLTVPALSPTVDNLEDLSHSSFVWGINDYGAADYQLFKTSKAPLYQRIFRGLTFCPSLVECVQRTLDRRFAFISWRTYLRDVIAMNFTDKNGYTPVYLSRESFWPGDIGYAMQKGSPFRQGFNKILRRLIEGGLMDMWVTDLIQKHTLETQRAEKAKAAAKGESDGEVDSVLKLTLYHLQGVFFIYGVGLFLSAFALFLELIAHGTSKIN, from the exons ATGGAGAAAACGCCCGCCGCCTTTGTCAGCTACGACGTAGAATCTTTCACCAAAAGCACACCTCCAGAAATACCCGTGTACCGGTACAGGCCCAGCAACACAGCTTCCCTGTATTGTGTTACCTTCTATATACTGGCGCCCATCAGCCAGGTTGAGAGAGCACTGGAGACCATTCCCAAGACAG aTTGGTTTTCAGGTGCTAACAGATATTTCGTCATTTATACCGGGGTTCAAATGAATATCACCGACATGGAAAGAATCCCGAGTTTCCTAAAAGCCTACAATACCTTATTCGTATCTGCGAATGATTTGCACACGACTGCAGGAACCGATATAAACAGCTGGCCTCTCCATCTCTTCT CGACCTGCCCATTCTGCCGGTCGGGTGAGCCGGAGATAATTCTCGGGAACCGTTGGAGCCCGAAACGCGGCCTCATGAGAGAAACCGAGTTGTTTCCAGACCTCTTCCGGAACTGCAACGGTCACGTGTTCAG GGGAGTCACTCTGTCCTTTCCCCCCTTCATGCACTACACGGAAGGCAACGCCACACACCGCATCGTCCTGAAGGACTGTTTGGACAGAAATATTATGCGGGTTATCAGCAGATACTACAACTTTTCATTCGAC CTCTACGAACCGGCAGATGGCCAGTGGGGATACCAGCTGGACAATGGTTCCTTCACGGGAGTTTTGGGTGTTGTGCAGAGATACGAGGCCGATTTCTCCATGGATATCTCCATCACAGCCGAGAGAGAGGAGGTCATCGATTTTACCATCGGATTTCATTCGGAACCTCTCTCCTTCGTTACGAGTAAACCGCAG CCCCTTCCCCAGTGGTTGGCTTTGGTCCGTCCGTACAAAGAGTACGTCTGGATTTGCTTCATAGCAACAGTGGCTGCGGCAGGCCCCGTTTACTGGTTTCTTCACAGGCTGGCCGGAAGTAGCCTGTCTTTATTCAAATCTTCGTTTCAGATGTTTGCGTCTCTTTTCAACCAG aGTCTTCAGTGGCCCCAGAAGTCAAGTGTTAGGATCTTTAGCCTATTCTGGATACTGTTCAGTCTGTTGGCTACCGTTTCTTATGTCTGCAACCTGACGGCTTTCCTAACTGTGCCAGCACTCTCCCCCACAGTAGATAACCTGGAGGACCTCTCTCACTCTTCCTTCGTCTGGGGGATCAACGATTACGGTGCTGCCGACTATCAGCTCTTCAAGACTAGCAAG GCTCCGCTGTACCAGAGAATCTTCCGGGGCCTCACCTTTTGCCCATCGCTGGTGGAGTGCGTTCAGAGGACCCTGGATCGACGATTTGCTTTCATTTCGTGGAGGACGTACTTACGCGACGTCATCGCCATGAATTTTACGGACAAGAACGGCTACACTCCCGTCTACCTCTCCCGGGAGAGCTTCTGGCCCGGCGACATAGGATATGCTATGCAGAAAGGATCCCCCTTCAGG CAAGGATTCAACAAAATTCTGAGGCGCTTAATCGAAGGAGGCTTAATGGATATGTGGGTGACAGACCTCATCCAAAAACACACTCTGGAGACTCAGCGTGCAGAAAAG GCCAAGGCTGCCGCCAAAGGGGAATCGGACGGAGAAGTCGACTCGGTTTTAAAGCTGACCTTATACCATCTGCAGGGAGTCTTCTTCATCTACGGCGTCGGTCTGTTCCTCTCCGCTTTTGCGCTCTTCTTGGAGCTGATCGCTCATGGAACCAGTAAGATAAACTGA